The sequence TATTTGTGATGTATGGTAATCACTGGAGGTTTCCACATAAAACCTTTGCAGGAAATCCCTAAAGTGAGATCAGTAGGGCTTTCTTGAACGATTTCTAAGTTCATTACATTACGGTAATACCAAAGGTAATATGCTATTTTATAACTGATAACCATATGTACTTAGAAGCACAAATAAAATACCAAGTGTACTGAAGGGAGAAATAAGTCTTACTGGACTtttctttaagttgatagcagtaatcaatacaagtgtactaaagacagaaataagtctgactgaacttttcctttaagttgatagcagtaatcaatacaagtgtactaaagacaggaataagtctgactggacttttcctttaagttgatagcagtaatcaatacaagtgtactaaagacaggaataagtctgactggacttttcctttggtagcagtaatcaatacaagtgtactaaagacaggaataagtctgactggacttttcctttggtagcagtaatcaatacagcttacaagtgtactaaaggtagaaataagtctgactggacttttctttcaaattgtttatttacaatatgtacTACACTTTATCATGTTCACAGTTTAGCCTATCTAGTAGTGCTTACCTGGCTAAAGACAAATGCCAATCTTCCACTAATGGTTCCATGACCAGTTATTACACCATCACCTGGGAACTAGGAAATAGTGAAAGATAGTTataacacattacattacattgtcatGAACTGATGACACATGTTGTGATGTACTactacaaaactgatgacacagatatatattgtgatgtacaactacagaactgatgacaatAACACACATTGTCATGGTGTGGAGTTATGGAACTGATGATATGAACAAATGCTGTGATGTAgtactacagaactgatgacatgaACACAAATTGTGATGTAGAACTATGGAACTGATGACATGAACACATGCTGTGATGTAgtactacagaactgatgacaatAACACACATTGTCATGGTAGAGTGTTATGGAACTGATGACATGAACACATGCTGTGATGTAgtactacagaactgatgacaatAACACACATTGTCATGGTAGAGTGTTATGGAACTGATGACATGAACACATGCTGTGAACTAGTActactacagaactgatgacatgaACACAAATTGTCATGCTGTAGAACTATGGAACTAATGACATGCTGTGATGTAGAATTTGTGAATTGATCACAGACTTGCATTTATGTGGTATAGAATGATAGAACGTATGACATTTACACATCACAACTCCTAGCACACACTTTGTCATGATGAAGAACCCAAGAAACGGTGACACAGAGACACATTTCTATGATGTAGAACTACACTATtgatgacaaatacacacactgtCATGATGAAGAACCCAAGAACTGACCTGATCCTTCTATGACATGTCAAtatgcatttacatgtatgattcTGAGGTGCTcgaaatattaatttaaatgttcaaaatcaccattattttccccCTTTATATTTCCGGAATTTATATGTTTGCACCTGCTGTATAAATTAGATATTACTCCCAATTACACAACATGTAGATTTCTTCAGTCACAAATTAATTGTGACGTACATTGTACAGGTTTTAACATGATTCACCTTTTGACTTGtattgacaaggccccctaggtcactcatattttcatgGTTCACCCACCTTCTTGTTTTCCATACCAAAATCAGAGCAGTCATGTTCAGCAAACATATCATATTCCACAAAGCTTCCTGGATCCAACAGTAGGTTGATTCGTTCACGGGCTGTCAGCTTTCCCTATCAACATAACACTAGAATTAGACTGAAGAATAAATGTACCTAAAAGAATCATGCATgggtcaatatttatattttgtacagcATTGGTCGTGTGCTCAAATAATTGATCCAGGTGACCCATACAGAAAAGACCTAATATTCGTTTCCATTAGAAAGTCAACAGTTAACTGAACTCCAGTTTCTCCGTGCACTATGTTACTTACTGACTCAGTAGAGTGTAACTGGGTAACAAGTTATGCATTTCAGAGTGATAATGTGAGATGTCATAGAATTTAGAAAATTGTACTTTGGTCATATGTATAATATGACACCTTTTATGCAATATTGTAAAACAAGAGCTTAAAACTATCTaggcaggggtgaacaaatcattttgtgaactggtggtccccgggccagtgccttaaaaaatccagtggtcctgctgaaagaattaatgGTAcgcaaggtaaaatttgtgcagGTCCgtccaaaaaaatcgctagtcctggacccaggaccagtggatttgttcacccctgctaGGGAAATATTGGCCTTGGCTTTCGTCAGTTGAACGTGTAAAAATTCAGCATACAACGTATTATCACTTCAAATTAGTACTACCGTAATGTTAACCCTACTTCAAGTCTAATAAGTTATCGGTTGATGAACCACAGCCTGTTGGCTAAGCAGACTTACTTTCTTGTGCTGAGCATCGATTCTTGCCTTGCCACCGCCAACTAGCGCTTGTCGTCTCTTATCGTTGATCTTCGCTCGCACACTTTCCATAACGGCGGCAGTACAATATTGTGCATTGACAATATTCGTCGGTTTGCTCCTGGTCTGCAAAACGACATGTCTTGCAGCGAGCGTCGACTGCCTCCATATTAAagccgccatgttgaatattggTGGAGTGAAATCATATGTATTAGGTTACCGGGAGCTATTGCCCATGCGCTGAGCATGCGTATTGTTTGACAGGGGGAACTTTATATAAAAGATATTATGAGTACAACAACACTTCACTGTGGATTTTTCTTGCAAGGTTATGCCAAATGTAAAATGGCATTCCTTACGTTAcgagaaaaaataaaagtttaaacTGAAACAAAATTTACGAGAATAGTCGACCTGAAGATACAAACTTGCCAATAAAAACGATGGAATACCCATAATCTCGTCCATTGAATTCTCGTGCTACAGCCATCCTTTCGCGGGAAAATGACGTCATCCAATTGCCATCAACTTGATAGCTGGTACGATTCGGCGAATCAATATTTGATTCCATGCACCCGAGCGTTCTGTGTTTTTTTCGGATTTTTTGGATGACAAGGTCAGCTTCATGAAGAAATGAATGCCACTAGCCTGTATATATCGACGTGTCGCTACGTTCTACAAGCGAATGTCGAAGATCCAGCGTCGTGGAGTGACCTATACCGACTACTTCCGTATCTTCGACAGTCCCTTTCGTGTTGTGTATGTGCGAGTTTGTTGAGTGATCCGATGGCTCCGTCAGATTCGACATGTCAGCACCATGTGTGTAGATCATGTCTCGGTGGCAAAATGAGATTAAAGCCGACCTGCAGCTGGTGTAAGGACTATAGTAAATTCgaagaaaacaaacaacttGCAGTATTGTTACCCTGTTTCAAAAAACTGTGTGAATTTATAGCTGACACGCCGATTGCTAAAAGCCTTGCGACAACAACAAATGGGGGATTTAGTAACCCTGTAACAGTATTGCAAGAAGGGATGGCGATTGTCAACAACCGGGCAAGTAGTTCTCGATCATCGAGCCTTGACCTAGCGACTGCCATTTCAACCATGACAACGGGCTTAGCAAAACGAGAAGAAAAACGACAACCAGCGAAGTCTCATACGACCACGAAAACAAAAATCGACGAAGACTCGCCGAGCGAGTGTGAGCTGGACGGGTGTGTCTCAAATGATAACATCGAGGATACGATGAACAGCAGTGTTAATACATCATACAGTGTTTCTCTATCAAACAGTGTATCAacgaaaatgaaattcaaacgAAAGAAGCTTTTCCCAAAGAAACGGACCGCACAGACACCAGGAGGTAATGAAAATAAGAAGAAAAAGGGGAAAAAGGTTGATCCGGACAGACCGAATAACTTAAAACTTGTTGTGATTGGTAGAAGATCTAAAGAAGGCAAATCAAGCGGAAGAAAAGGGTGCCGGTGTGGGACAGGGAACCTTAATATTACACCTGGAAAGTTCACCTGTTATGGCAATCGCTGTCCTTGCTATGTAGGGTACAAGGGTTGCGTTCTGTGTCGATGTAGGGGGTGTAAGAATCCATATACTACTGATGCAGCAAGGAAACAAACTGAACCATGTGACAAAGGTTTATCAGGTGATGACAGTAACTCGGATGTTGATGTTATTGATGATTGACAGTGGACtctgtaatactagtagttgtgataaatgttgctatggttactgCGTGCGAGAGTCACATGACTGCATAACATTGTTGTATTCTgtaaacacatatttttttaaacacatcCATGCAATAAGACCCAAGTCAGCAACAATGATTTAATAATGGGTATATCTCTCTAATTTTCTAGCAATGCATGACAAAGATCAGATTTCTAATTAAAACTAAATGTAATTATTGGTATTGGTATAACTCTGTCATTCTCTACATCTTTTGAAATCACACCAGTGACATAACGAGATATAATGAAATCCTAATGATAGCGTTTCCTCATGCAATATTCCATCTTTGAGTTGTGACTTTTATAACTGACCTAGATGGCAGGGTTGATAATTATCACTGACCTAGGGAGCAGTGAGAGGAAATTGTATCACTGACCTAGATGGCAATGAGTTGATTATTATCACTGACCTAGGGAGCAGTCAAGCATGATCTGTATGACTGACCAGGTCAGCAGTGAGGTGTGTTTTTTAATGAGTTACCTAGGTAGCATGACTTGTGTGTATAAGTGACAggaacattttgtaaaatatacacataGGCTAAGAGTAgtatttttgtgaaaatttcaACTACATATTTTTCCAGAATCACAAATTATGAATGACTTAAAATGATAAAGTAAGTTCATTGACCATACATTTTGGTCTGTACTAGTGTAAGTAACTGTAAAATTCAATGCTTACAAAAAATGACCTTCGTAAGTATTTTGAATCTGTCATCTCAATACAGATATCAGTTTGAGAACACAGCAATGCTATGCAGTTGACATGACGAATGATACAAACAATCTAATCAGGAGATAAAAAATAATGTGGACTCAGTTATTGCATCTTGACTAGTCAAGGAATTTGTTAATACTTAGTTTCACTCGCATCAGTTGTGAGATAtgaaatagcgccctcatgGGGTTGAATActgcatttattttttttgatgaTCAAGGAAAAGATAAAATCGAAAGATTCATAGTTGTTAAAGCTATACAAGCTGTAACTGGAATGTGTTTTTGGAACAGTTTTGTGAGGTATAATGATTTGCTTGTAATGTTGTACACTCGGAACATCATTGAATTACCTCAGTGAGTAAATGAATTTGTGTGGAGAGTACAATACATCCAATCCAATTTATTTTTAGGGTCACACCCTAAAATTAGTACCTCAATGCAATCACTGTTACTGTGTTACTTCTTAAATGACTGCTAAGTAACAAGTACAGTGcctgattattggtattttaaccaATTTTCAGTGATTACAAAATGTGTTGTTGATTGATTGGAAAAATAGTACTCTGGTAGTTACAGATAGTGcaaattcaacattttgttaaTTGCTGTCCACACCCAAGTAATGACATCGAATCTTAAGTCTAAGAAAACATTAAAGGGACATAGGGCAGATTTGAATCATTTTCAGACTCAGTTGTTTTTATACGAATCATCACTAGTATACTGTGATGTTATTTTTGGGTACACCCAAATATTGCCTTTGACGTCAGGATCATAGCCAAAACTCACATACATAAACCTGTCAATGTGAGATTTTATACTCATTTCAAAGACAAAAATTGACAGCATTCAGGACTAGACGATGTTTATCTGATAATTCATTTTTAAGATAAAAAGTGTCTCAAGTTAGTGTATGCCTCTTTAATGCAAGGTAATAGATGAAATAATATTGCAGTAGGATGTGTGCTTACTGATGTATTCTGTAGacagtaaatgtatttattttggtgctCAGAAAGTCTAGTGAAAAGACAATTTTTACACTTTGCatcaactttattttgataGATGAAGCACTTGGACTAGTATGTTCTTAGCCATATGACACTTGAAAGTGAATGTACTGATTTACACCACACCAGTATACATTCACAGTACTGGTGTTTTGACCTTCCTCTCTAAGTTTGTGACAGACGGGTAACAGAATAATTTGATTTACAAGTTACAAGTAGTACACCAGTAAATATAGCCTCTGTAGTAGGTTGCATGGTCAACTTGCCAAGTGTACTGCCCCCGTGTGACACACACAATGCTTGCAAGGGTGTCCAGCCAGACTTTTACACAAACATAGCTTGGATGATCAATCTGGTAAATGTACTCTGCTCACACAATGCTTGCAATGGAGACCAACCAGTCTTTTACACAAACATCAGTTGGATGGTCAACTTGGCAAGTGTACACTTCACACAAACAACACTTGTGAGGGTGACCAACCAGTCTTTTAGGCAAACATAGGTTGGATGGTCAACCTGGCAAGTGTGCTTCCCATGTGACACAATGGTTGCAGGGGTGATCTACCATCCTGTTTCATAAACATAGCCGCTGTAGTAGCTAGGATGGTTGACCTGATTAGTGTactttgcacacacacacacacacacacacacacacacacacacacacacacacacacacacacacacacacacacacacacacacacacacacacacacacaatgcgTGCGAGGGTGACCAACCAGCCTTTTACCAAAGCTACAGCAAACACTTATTCAGGAAAAAAAAGAATAGcaggaaagaaaacaaaaagaaatccCACATTAAGTATTTATGagctgtaattttatttttatatactaTAGTCAGTATTCGGAGAGAGACTTTTATTATTGCCACActactatatgtatatttggaatatttaaaaaaaaagataagttttaattatttgtatcaGTTAATTGTATGCTATTGCAACTTGACAGCAGCCGCAGTGTCGATTGTCTCGGCAGTGCTGTTTAAGATGTATGGTAATACAAAGAGCTGAGAGTTTGTTATAGGAAGGGTATACCTAGAGTAAAAAACGTATGAcatgggtagattttaccaagaTAGCGATGCACAGACAATTATAACTGAGAGACTTGTATGAGAATAGAGTTTACAGTCTCTGAGCTATGACAATAATACAACTAGCACCTAGCACCCACACCAGTTGTCATTACAGCATACAATATAAGTCTGGAGTTGTGCACTCCTACAGTGATGTGAACCTCAACATTATTTGAGAGGGAGGGGTGGCTAGCAATTGTGTGAATATTTAGCAACATATATGCATTACATTGTGTCCCTCAATTAGGCTTGGCCACCCCTTTGAGACAGTGGAAAACTATGCTGAACACAGCAGGATTGTGACTGAAGAGTGAGGTTTTGTTACATTGTTTCAACTTTTTAGACTTCCCtgaataggccattccagactgccaacaggaaattgagaatacagcgccctcgctcaaattggggggggggggggcatcatcACCTCATTATACTGTTTCTTAatagctttgtcccttggtattctgtagaagtgtaaatcagggatgtttttcgcattggtcagacatcaaggaaagcagcagtgctttatgattaaccaagtaacctgtaccatgtatacccccaaggtacacacagacaggaagtagagcgccaccatggcaaattttgaaaagGCCTATAgcaatcatgctgtgttcagtagtaaaCTTGCTTGCTCGTAAATGTTTATGTTACGTGTACAAATGGAGTCTCCGGGTGAATGCTGCCTGTTTTATCTGTAGACTGTGATAAAATGGAAAACTAGGAGATGTTACTGAGGAATTTTTTCTACATCTTTCAGTGttcataatatttataatacttATGGGTCATATTGGCCTGCAAAGAAATAAGCCAggttattttgaaatgattgtacataaatgtattataAAATCACTATTTTGTGATCATTTGTGCAacattttccacattttttgtattttaatgaattttgtCTTGAATTATGTATCAAATATGGAAGAGTTAGTTGGTAAATGTCAAATGGGACTACACAAATTTATCTTTTCTGATATGGTTTATTGCTATGGAAACCAAGTGActggcaaactaagatagacgcaaactaaaggtattgttgttcaatgtggtagttTACActagtgggtgatagcggttccttaGTTATGTGGATATGATCACCCTGTAGTCAAGATAGTGTGAACACATCTGAGGCTAGTTTTAACATGTTAcgataatagttttagtttgggTCTGTGTTTATTCATTgttgcaaaccacagcctctttcaCGGCACTGTCCATTCCATGCCCTATCAGAGGCTCGATATGTCGAAGttcgtggaagaaataacagctctgattTGCGAGAATGTGTTTAAGCTTCTCACTAATTGATTTGCTGTGTtgtatacaaatttatttaatgtctatttgaaaaattcattttttgtctCCTGTACATTATCTCAAGTGCGTTTTACAAGTTGTGTTGTCaccataataaaatattttttttgtatgtgtccAAAGAGTTTGAAAGTTGTTCTTGATGTTAGTTACTTGGTCAGTTTGTCCTTTATTGTGGTTTCTTCGGAGTTCATTTGTTGAGATGTGAATATGCCTGTCTCCCTACTCTGAATAGCACTGAGGATGAGGTGgggatgtatgtgtatgtatgtatgtatgtatgtatgtatgtatgtatgtatgtatgtatgtatgtatgtatgtatgtatgtatgtatgtatgtatgtatgtatgtacatgtatgtgtgtgtgtgtgtgtaatatttttttgataACTTTCTTTTACATTTGTCAATTTAAAATGGTAATTTCAAAAGGATTacacataaaataaatgtaattatgaAGTATGGATTGATGGTTTGCAGTTCATGAAAAATACACTCACTGACAGGCAATTTTAACaagtataaaaatattatacCCCTGTTTGAAACGAAGAGAAAACTGCCTTTGATTCTTAAAGATATCTTTATCTAAGTAAGGGGAATGATAAAATGGCCATCTAGTTAAAACTTGTACAGTATTATCTGATTGGTCACCGAGTATATTCTAAACAGTAATATACACAACACGTTGCTCTGCTCTCAatgggttgaccaatgtgtgagggcgccctcacatggCATAGTACCGTATATACTATAAGTAAAGATCAGTCAATACCAAGAGTTTGTGTAATTGTTGGAGGATTCTGCTAAGGGATAGAGATGATGTGAAATTATACCAGGATTTATTTGGTGGTGTACATACTGTGGTGGATTTAATTTACTTACCTTGCCACCCATAACTAAAAAGGAATCGTTGGTAAAATGACTGCGGAACTTGTGCAAATTTTATCTACATACTGTCTTTATAGTCAAAATGCTAGtcggaaatctggtaaaataacTGGGGAACTTAGTATCGTTAGATCTACTCACTGTCCTCATCATAGGTAATCCTGGTATTGAAGTCTGGGGAATTCTGGTAGACATAAAGACTAACTGCATATATGGTGGTCTTGTTTGTACATGACAACATGCACATCTCTGCATTTGCTTCTCATTGTCATAGTGGCAGTTTTTGAACATGCATTCCTTCATAATATATCTCAATATTAAATACTGTATGCTTCACATAGCCCAGTAAGATTGACCAataaaaatgacacaaacacacagagcCAATTAAAAGTCAGAAGTGTTTATTCATTTTCTCTGACTTGTATTGTATTCGTCATTTCACCATAAACCAACACTTGGTACAGAAGTGTGTGTATTCTTTGCTACAACATAAACTTACACTTGGTACAGATAAAAACACACTGACAGAAGTGTGCATATTTTTTGCTCTAACACAAACTAACACTTGAAAGTCCCTCACTTCCCATGGCTTCGCCACTTGGGACGCACTTTGAGTGCCTTACAAAGCtaagggacgatagtcacgagtctgacAGCAAGACTAGTGTATTCTTTGCTACAACACAAACTTACACTTGTTACAGAAGTGTGTGGATTAATTCTTTGCTGCAACATACACTTACATTTGGTACAGAAGTGTGTGGATTCTTTGCTACAGTGTGCAGTCACTAACTATGAGTGGTTTGGATTCTGATGGTGGTCTTACTAATTGTTCTTTGTATGATAGTTGTGGTTGACATCTATACCCTTCTTGTGGTGGTATCCAACCACGATCATAAAAAACTGTAAACTTCACTTCCATACACCCCTACCTAAGGACACTTCTAAGTGATCATCATAATTTTTCCAATGTTTCACATATAAGAATAGTCTATCTTGTCTGTTGCATACTATTTTACATGTTATTAACACATAcagtagacatacatacatacatacatacgtacatacatacatacatacatatgtacgtacgtacatacgtacgtacgtacgtacatacatatgtacatacgtacgtacttacgtacgtatgtacgtacgtacgtacatacatacattatacatgcattcacacacacatacatacataccacacatacatacatatatacatacacacgtaaatatatacacacatgcatacacacacatacatacatacatacatacatacatacatacatacatacatacggtacatacatacatacatacatacatacatacatacatacatacatacatacatacatacatacatacatacatacacacatttatttgaatgacattgccctttctatcaaaatatactATGATGTATTCTATTTTCTATGATATACAGGGTATATAACTAAGTAGTATGCACATCTGTTAGTTTTCAAGCAGAGAGTTCAAAAGGATAATCTGCCTGTCAATAACTCTGTAGACTCTGGCTCTGCCTTGCTGaagtataaaagtacaataatcGATGGTGTTCTCTCttggaacaagctttcatatggcaaagtttgacGAGATATGAAGAACTTTAATTTTGTGTGAAAGTCGTCTCTGACAAGCATTCCCAAATGTAGTATCTGTATTCTGTAATGCTGTTAGGTTTGGCCTAGGAACAAAAGATGTCATTAATAAGAAAACAGCCTAGTCcttcaaatttttcaaaatatgctcaaatatatttttaagcaatatacattttttgggGACCGAGTACTCTATTTGGTTGATACATCATTGTCCACTCTCACTCCAGTTATTTCGGTAACATCTGGTTAGACTGGTAAAGTCATGAttttgattgagtgattgatttaCTTGTGGTGTGGGTAGCCGTCTTGTGTTTCTGTTTTCTGATGTATCAAATACACGCATTAAATTGTAAACTGTAAAATTCACTGTCTGTGGATATCGTAAACAATTAGAATACCACCTAcaaatatatttgtcaattttaagGGGAACACCACTGCAGGAAATAATGGCATTTGTGTAAACCTTGCGTTCCTAAGATTAacgtcatgattttacatcacattaGGAAAGATTACCACGAAACACTAAGTTTATTCATGGCTTCTAAGTGCTTCTGTTCAAATAAAGAAATTGTACAAGTTTACGTTCTGCTACTACACATGTTCGTGGCAAGGACCTCACTTAACAATGAATGGGAAAC comes from Glandiceps talaboti chromosome 11, keGlaTala1.1, whole genome shotgun sequence and encodes:
- the LOC144442729 gene encoding uncharacterized protein LOC144442729, yielding MRLKPTCSWCKDYSKFEENKQLAVLLPCFKKLCEFIADTPIAKSLATTTNGGFSNPVTVLQEGMAIVNNRASSSRSSSLDLATAISTMTTGLAKREEKRQPAKSHTTTKTKIDEDSPSECELDGCVSNDNIEDTMNSSVNTSYSVSLSNSVSTKMKFKRKKLFPKKRTAQTPGGNENKKKKGKKVDPDRPNNLKLVVIGRRSKEGKSSGRKGCRCGTGNLNITPGKFTCYGNRCPCYVGYKGCVLCRCRGCKNPYTTDAARKQTEPCDKGLSGDDSNSDVDVIDD